Sequence from the Helianthus annuus cultivar XRQ/B chromosome 13, HanXRQr2.0-SUNRISE, whole genome shotgun sequence genome:
TTCCTTTCTTGCCACACAAAATAAGAAGCCGCCGAGACCACCAGCCTTCCCGTAACGTTGGCCGGTTGCTGCATATTCGAGTTCACCGTCATCCATTGCATTATGTCAGACCAACGTCCACTAACATCGCCCATACCTGCAATATCCTTGATACTATCCCAAACCTTTGTAGAGTAGAAGCATTCAAAAAACAGATGGTCCCTCGAGTCCTTTCCATAGTTACACAAGGGGCAACACATGAGGTTCAAGTTCGTGGCACTTCCCGCCTCCCAAACGGACAATCTATCTTGGGTTTTAAGTTTGTTTCTAATAACCAGCCACAAGTTGAAAGAGTgccgtggaatacattgtttaaACCAAACCATATTAAACCAATCAACAATATTCTCTCGATGCCGGAGATTATTCCATACTTCCCTCGAAGAAAAGTGAACCGGTTTACCTTCAGTATCAATCCAAACCAAACGATCTGGAGCTTCATGAAGAACCGGAGCCTGAAAATTGATTAAGACGGGAAACAAATCAAACCAAGCAACCGGCCACTTCCAATGGCCGCTAGAATCCACCAACTCTGCCACAGTAGCTTGCAAGTTAAAACCTGCATTTGCAATGTTTCTCGGACTAACATAAGCACGGATCGGACAATTAGAACACCACATGTCGCTCCAGACATTCGTAAATTGTGTATATTCATAAACTCACCAGTGCAATATCCGACGTCTTTTAAGCATGTGTCACAGGAAATGATGGTTAGTCTTGGGCGGGTTGTTTATCTCGGATAGGCGTGACTAGTGAAATAAAGTATCTCAAACTTTCTTATCTGGTGGAAATTTTGCGTGATCAGCTAATAGTAGTTTGACCAAACTTTGTACCTTTAAGTTTCCAACTTTTGTACATTGCCGTTTGTATCAATAACGTAAGTATTTACTGGTAAGTTGGTATCAATTGTGTATGGTGCATCCTTATCTGGGTGTGGTGTCACAGAAGATCTCGAAATGATCTTCCAGTTCTGAGGAGAATTTGAAAAACTCCATTTCCATCAAGAATTGAATGGACTTTTCTCGTATTTCGACCGGAAAATCTAACGGAGACATTATTGCGGAGATTTTTACCAAAAAATGAGACATTCCATGACCTCGGAGAGTGCTTTGCCGTGCTAGGTCACTaacattgtgacaactcgaactttagactcgttTTGGTGTAACactatgtgcatatgtgaactagaCTATATGGTTGGACTAAATAAATGCTTgttattttgtgctatgtgagcTTTGTGAATCATGTGTTGTGTTGTAATGTATGCTTGTATGTATCAAACCAAACGCACAACACCACAACCACACAAGCCCTAGTTGGGCCGTATGGATTGCACTAGCCCTTTGGGGCCGAATAGCATTAGGACAACCCAtgattgggttcggcccactcttgTTTGAACCGTGTAAACACAACCTTGGGGTTTTGTTTTCCATTCGTCACCAAgcaaccacacacacacacaaccctaatCCTCCTTCTCTCTCTCGGTTACCTTGGAACCCGGCGGCACAAGATCACCCAACCATCCTTCTACTTGGATCACCTTGTTGCCTCCTAATCGGTTAGTGATTGTATGGTTTTGTTTAATTGAAAAAAATTTCATGATTGATTGTTAAGTGAATTCTGTAATAATGATCGGGCCACTCGTATGAATTGTATGATGATTGACGGCTGCTATATATTTGATTAGGGTGGTATGCGATGATGTTGATATTAATGATAATGTTTTCGTTGAATCGGTTGCATGATCATGAAATCAGAATGTATGGTATAAACCCCAATGTTAGCCGATGATGTTTACAAAATCGGCCGATGTGCTAGGTGATTCGGATTAAATGTTATGTTATGTGTTCATGTGAATCATTGAGAATTGTTCATATGTtaaaattagggttcataagaattaaGGTAATAAAACCCTATTTGATCGAGTCTATGCTAGTTGAATGATGGAAATTGTGttaatttacatgataaatatggAAACTGATTTAATTAGTTGTAACCGATCGCTTGTTATTCGGTTATGTAAAACCAATCGCACAATTAGGTTGAGTCACACAAGGCCCATTCGCACAGGCCGGTTCGGTCGCACAAGAACCCCTTGGGTCGCACAAGCTGCGATGATTGGGCCGGACGTACAGTTCGGGCCGTACAAGCCCACGCTGAGTCGCACAATCTACTCCCAGTCGCACATCAAGCCCTGACCGCACAAGGGTCTTCCGACGCACAAGCACACGCTAACCGCACAAGTTGACTGTTTCGCTATTTGGGCTGCATATGTTaaatgattatttgattatttggGCCGATCAAGTATTGGACTGTTTTATTAAATTGGGCCGAGATCATTAGGTTTGAGTTGTTAATTGATTGGGCCGTGCATGTTCAAAATGTTTGGGCAGGGTATTGTTTGGGAAACATATGATGAATCGCACAAGTGTATGACTATTGTATGCTCTTGATTGGTTACGTGCATACGTGCTTGCTTGATgtatacgtgcaatacttgaacaccgaacctgacttgtattacaaccatgctaggacgtgattgacaaattactagcttatctatactctttgtgtatctgccgagcaaaccaaggtgagttcacacagccaaggcatgggattcccgggttgggaattgggttggatatgataaatgtggaatgattactcgtacttacgcatataccagactatagaccatcgtcctcaggttagtcaggacacgttacgtaaagcctacgtaacccagtatacttgccatatgtctcccgggtcgggaaggacacgttacgtaaagcctacgtaacccaataccattcactggcttccaggtcggaaggccacgctgcgtaaagcctacgtagcccccacgcgtaccactgtcctcggggaagggcacgtcacgtaaagcctacgtgaccctgtacgttttcctgttctcggtaaagaagaacacatggtcggaagttagtctagtaagtaccgttgatgagaagccctcattagccaggataaacaggggaagcccccactagttaactcacgcactatgattatgaacttacatactgtgaactcgctcaactagtttgttgattatttgctgcatgccttgcagggccttaggtatacttggagcttgcaccagaggagaagcgggtcgttgtggacaagaactcgtgaatgcttatttaacacttttacattcacacattgatacttatgttttgggttttacatttaatgcttccgctacttaaacagtgtttggttttgaacaccaattatgtctttgattattattaaatgctatgtttgatataattggtggcttgatcctggtcagtcacgctcccaagcggtggtgctccgcaggtggattttgggggtgtgacaaacatatccttttttttatttgaccCCAAGGATGGATTGGATCGAAATGGCTTTCCTGTCGAAGCCCTTTGTGTTTGTATTAATTTTTGCCCGCACGGAATCTCCATAGCcaattttccattttttattatgAAATCAGAAGGTGCTGCCTTTGGTACTACTCTTATTTTACACGATCCAGGAACTTCCATAACGTTGGCGTGATTCGGTTTGAGCAACGGATCCTGACGTGATACATCTTGGTAATGAAAATGGAGTGTATACATTCTCTGATTGCCTTTCTTTGATTCCCCCCATACAGAAAGAGTGGCCTTCCTGTACGAGTAGTGAAGAACTAAACGATTTTGTTTTGTTGGTTGTTGACCAACGGAAAGAAAGGGAAAAAGAAATGCCAGTCACTTATTAAAAAGGCTCTCTAAGAGTTTGGGGTCCTTTCTAAAAGCGAGAAGGAACTCCTCGTATTCAGAGACAGAGTCTAGCTCCAAACTTTTGACGATGTTGGAGGATACCTCCATATAGTGGTCATAGGTCCGTGAGAATTGCCATGGCCTCCAACCTCTTTCGGTAAAGTGAACTAATCGGTCCTTTACAAAAGGGTCATTTCCCCTTTTTTTTTGTCTCCACATGGAGAGGATCCGTGTTAGGATCATAAGCGGGGGGGGGAGGGGGTGCTTCGGCAGGGGGGTTGGGTGCCCCGGCGTTTATTGCCTCATCTACCGAGGGGGATGACGAATCTGTCATGGGCTCGAGAAGCACACGCTCCTCGAAACTGTTACATGTGCTTGAGTCCGATAATGGAACCTACTGTGATGGGCCTACCACAAGATTTTTACTTTCCGAATCTACTTGTCGCCTTCCCGAGGAAGGACCGACGTCTCTACGGGATCAGGGAATCGGTCTCGTTTTCTAGAAGTGGGCTCCCCCTCGACACCCTGCCCCTGACCTTCTGAATCAGACGGCAGGTTGAGGTATTTTTCCCCAACCGCTAGAGTTACCCACCGAATCCGACCCTGTGGGCATCATGCGTAAAGGACACGCTAGTACTTCTGAGACTCCGGCTTCTTTAATGAGGAGGCCCTTCGTAAAAACCCCTATGGTCAAGGTAAGCCCCATCGGTAGGCCTAATTTTCCTAAAGTATAGGTGAGGGCTTGACCCCCCAGAGTTATTCCTATTTTAAAAAAGGGGCCTGGAAAACGCCTAGAAAGACAAGTACAAGTAGGCCCAGCAACAAAAATAGAATAGAAATCCTAAAAAACAGGGATAAACTGATCAAACTACGTAAACTTTCCAGGGATAAATTGATCAAACTACGTACACTACTAGATCAATTTTTGACTCAGGTCGAAAAGGGCATTCTATCTTTCTTTTCTATTCGCTCATGATCTGGCCTTGTCGACCCAATCATGATTTGAAGGATGGGACCTTTTCTCGAACTCGAAAAATCCTGCCGACATAC
This genomic interval carries:
- the LOC118485425 gene encoding 60S ribosomal protein L5, mitochondrial-like, producing MYTLHFHYQDVSRQDPLLKPNHANVMEVPGSCKIRVVPKAAPSDFIIKNGKLAMEIPCGQKLIQTQRASTGKPFRSNPSLGSNKKKDNVSDLARQSTLRGHGMSHFLVKISAIMSPLDFPVEIREKSIQFLMEMEFFKFSSELEDHFEIFEHIRGFHVTILTSANTQDETLPPWSGFFQKMGGKVSKMSEKQNIRDCKRRLLAAKYKLRKLSQFVKIPIDLVICGTNIESLM